The Candidatus Poribacteria bacterium genome window below encodes:
- a CDS encoding YtxH domain-containing protein, with protein MAESGNSTGTVILAFLVGGVIGAGVALLFAPASGEETRRRIKATSDDVKRKTEEFIDESRERIAELVEDGSDRIAELVEQGKSSVGSLTASLKSLVDEGKKAYRARRNELTAEGNGEGLPEAAPSDEPVAT; from the coding sequence ATGGCAGAGAGCGGGAACAGCACCGGAACCGTCATCCTCGCGTTCTTGGTCGGAGGCGTCATCGGCGCGGGCGTCGCCCTGCTCTTCGCGCCAGCCAGCGGGGAAGAGACGCGGCGGCGGATCAAGGCAACCTCGGACGACGTGAAGCGGAAGACCGAGGAGTTCATCGACGAGAGCCGCGAACGCATCGCGGAGCTGGTGGAAGACGGCTCGGATCGGATCGCCGAGCTCGTCGAGCAGGGAAAGTCGAGCGTGGGCAGCCTGACCGCCAGTCTCAAGAGCCTCGTCGATGAGGGCAAGAAGGCGTACCGTGCCCGGCGGAACGAACTGACGGCGGAAGGCAACGGCGAGGGGCTGCCCGAGGCGGCTCCGTCCGACGAGCCGGTCGCCACCTGA
- the larB gene encoding nickel pincer cofactor biosynthesis protein LarB: MNLTDLRRLLDEVRAGERSVDDAFARLRDLPFEDLGFAKVDHHRSLRHGFPEVIYCPGKATEHIVEIARAIVARGENLLATRASSEVFDAVRAAIPDVEYNDRARIIRRVASAVEPRDGVLVVSAGTSDIPVAEEAYETATIMGNRVERLYDVGVAGIHRLLSHTSVLTAARVIIVVAGMEGALPSVVGGLVSVPVIAVPTSTGYGASFQGLAALLAMLNTCASGVTVVNIDNGFGAGYAAALINRLDPDPS, from the coding sequence ATGAATCTGACGGACCTGCGTCGTCTGCTGGACGAAGTGCGCGCTGGCGAACGTTCGGTAGACGACGCATTCGCCCGTCTGCGTGACCTTCCCTTCGAAGACCTCGGCTTCGCCAAGGTAGACCACCACCGCTCGCTGCGGCATGGGTTCCCCGAAGTCATCTACTGCCCCGGCAAAGCGACCGAGCACATCGTCGAGATCGCCCGCGCCATCGTCGCGCGGGGCGAGAACCTGTTGGCGACCCGCGCCAGCAGCGAGGTCTTCGACGCCGTCCGAGCGGCGATCCCCGATGTGGAATACAACGACCGCGCGCGAATCATCCGCCGCGTCGCCTCCGCGGTCGAGCCGCGAGACGGCGTCCTCGTCGTCAGCGCGGGGACATCGGACATTCCCGTCGCCGAGGAAGCCTACGAGACGGCGACGATCATGGGGAACCGGGTCGAGCGGCTCTACGACGTGGGCGTTGCCGGCATTCATCGCCTGTTGAGCCATACGTCGGTGCTGACGGCGGCGCGCGTGATCATCGTCGTCGCGGGCATGGAGGGCGCGCTGCCCAGCGTCGTCGGGGGGCTGGTGAGTGTTCCCGTGATCGCGGTTCCGACGAGCACGGGTTACGGCGCGAGCTTCCAGGGACTCGCCGCGCTGCTGGCGATGCTGAACACCTGCGCTTCCGGCGTGACGGTCGTCAACATCGACAACGGCTTCGGAGCGGGGTACGCCGCCGCATTGATCAACCGGCTCGATCCCGATCCATCCTGA
- a CDS encoding 3-deoxy-7-phosphoheptulonate synthase (catalyzes the formation of 3-deoxy-D-arabino-hept-2-ulosonate 7-phosphate from phosphoenolpyruvate and D-erythrose 4-phosphate), producing the protein MGSTLRVAADALRAGSASNDTTGNVKGDRGFQMIVKMRRTASADDIQAVEQRLHELGYQTGKLVGTEITLIGVYGDISALPQGEIFEMAGVEELIPISRAYKRAAQKGDIINPIYTSFPIGNVVVGGSDLVVVAGPCSVESEVQIMESAQMVKEAGCSVLRGGVVKYRSSPYSGWEGLGADSVEDLRQALHYIVKAGKEFGLPTAVEILDHTMVSEYEDAGVDCLQIGEPNSRNTSLLNRLRDTSLPVIHKRGTSLDSEAYLLWVERMMTKGKENIILCERGVMSANRYTRNTLDLGSVAAFHYHLSHLPIAVDASHGTGVRDLVHPLTLASVFAGASVLLVEAHPNPLIAKSDGFQGLFPEQLSRLVTAAEATWKLRTELEPLYTPSAVLEKAYDQRVAEDRKRLFG; encoded by the coding sequence ATGGGCTCCACTTTGCGAGTCGCCGCAGATGCGCTGCGTGCCGGTTCTGCATCGAATGACACCACAGGGAACGTGAAAGGCGATCGAGGCTTTCAGATGATCGTGAAAATGCGCCGCACTGCGAGCGCCGATGACATCCAGGCAGTTGAGCAGCGTTTGCACGAGCTCGGCTACCAGACCGGCAAGCTAGTCGGCACCGAGATCACATTGATCGGTGTCTACGGCGACATCTCCGCCTTGCCGCAGGGAGAGATCTTCGAGATGGCAGGCGTGGAGGAGCTGATTCCCATCTCGCGAGCCTACAAGCGCGCCGCCCAGAAAGGCGACATCATCAACCCGATCTACACGAGCTTTCCGATCGGGAACGTCGTCGTGGGTGGCAGCGATCTGGTCGTGGTCGCGGGTCCCTGCTCCGTCGAGAGCGAAGTCCAGATCATGGAATCCGCGCAGATGGTGAAGGAAGCCGGGTGCTCCGTTCTGCGCGGAGGCGTTGTCAAGTACCGTTCCAGTCCCTACAGTGGATGGGAAGGGCTGGGCGCGGATTCCGTCGAAGACCTGCGGCAGGCGCTCCATTACATTGTGAAGGCGGGTAAGGAGTTCGGTCTCCCGACCGCCGTCGAAATCCTCGACCACACGATGGTGTCTGAGTACGAAGACGCCGGCGTCGACTGCCTGCAGATCGGCGAGCCCAACAGCCGGAACACGTCTCTCCTGAACCGGCTCCGCGACACTTCGCTGCCCGTCATCCACAAGCGCGGCACGTCACTCGACTCGGAGGCGTACCTCCTGTGGGTCGAACGCATGATGACCAAGGGCAAAGAGAACATCATCCTCTGCGAACGCGGCGTCATGAGCGCCAATCGCTATACCCGCAATACGCTCGATCTGGGCAGCGTGGCTGCGTTCCACTATCACCTGTCGCATCTGCCCATCGCGGTAGACGCCTCGCACGGAACGGGCGTCCGCGACCTGGTGCACCCGCTGACGCTCGCGAGCGTGTTCGCAGGGGCGTCCGTCTTGCTCGTCGAAGCTCATCCGAACCCATTGATCGCCAAGTCGGACGGGTTCCAGGGGCTCTTCCCGGAACAGCTTTCGCGGCTGGTGACGGCAGCAGAAGCCACATGGAAGCTCCGCACTGAGCTGGAACCCTTGTACACTCCGTCCGCCGTCCTCGAGAAGGCATACGATCAGCGCGTCGCCGAGGATCGCAAGCGGCTCTTCGGCTAA
- a CDS encoding RNA polymerase sigma factor — MTPADWSAFEDVELVLASLLGNLDAFDELAARYRPAIAAVARSIVGDAAEDVVQDVLLLAFKALPQLEDPSRFGAWVHAVTRHRALRVAERSARTEPRSEIDEALLRRSRVIAPSPVAVLILKEECDALLTAVEELDPDHRIVLRLCYWDEMPQQRIADFLGVPLTTVKWRLHKGKRVLYERLKPILGGD; from the coding sequence GTGACGCCGGCGGACTGGAGCGCCTTCGAAGACGTCGAACTCGTCCTGGCGTCCCTGCTGGGGAACCTGGACGCGTTCGACGAGCTCGCCGCGCGCTACCGTCCGGCGATCGCCGCCGTCGCTCGGAGCATCGTCGGGGATGCCGCCGAGGACGTGGTTCAGGACGTCCTATTGCTCGCCTTCAAGGCGCTGCCGCAGTTGGAGGACCCATCGCGCTTCGGAGCGTGGGTTCACGCCGTGACGCGCCATCGAGCGCTGAGAGTCGCGGAGAGGTCGGCGCGCACGGAACCCCGCTCGGAGATCGACGAGGCGCTGCTCCGACGCAGCCGCGTCATCGCGCCAAGTCCTGTGGCGGTTCTCATCCTCAAAGAGGAGTGCGACGCGCTCCTCACAGCCGTCGAGGAGCTCGATCCCGACCACCGGATCGTCCTGCGGCTCTGCTATTGGGACGAGATGCCTCAACAGCGGATCGCCGACTTCCTCGGCGTTCCCTTGACGACGGTGAAATGGCGGCTCCACAAAGGGAAACGCGTGCTCTACGAACGGCTCAAGCCGATCCTTGGAGGAGACTGA
- a CDS encoding RNA-directed DNA polymerase — MALDSDFVLEALLRHNYLPMQKKESEELPPIFSSSTFTPNVARQLAAAKPDRQSKCAPCLGYDAVEYRLTRFNNVSRACAIPHPTAYALLCLCIHDNWSDLASIEQNPSSIIRPRRHRDGRLIVMDYERSMEKQRAALVSRTGQRYVVTTDISNFFPSVYTHSIPWAAVGFDTAKATRGTRSVWYNKLDTCAQQMKRGETQGIAIGPATSNILIELILAVIDKKLRSFCSSR; from the coding sequence GTGGCACTCGACAGCGACTTCGTTCTGGAGGCTCTCCTGCGGCACAACTATCTGCCCATGCAGAAAAAAGAGAGTGAAGAACTTCCTCCCATCTTTTCGTCTTCGACGTTCACGCCTAACGTCGCCAGACAGCTCGCCGCAGCCAAGCCGGACCGGCAGTCGAAATGCGCACCGTGTCTCGGTTACGACGCTGTTGAGTACCGCTTGACACGCTTCAACAACGTCTCGCGAGCCTGCGCGATACCGCACCCGACTGCCTATGCTCTGCTATGTCTGTGCATCCATGACAACTGGAGCGATTTGGCCAGTATAGAGCAGAACCCCAGTAGCATCATACGTCCTCGCCGACACAGAGATGGGCGCCTGATCGTGATGGACTATGAGCGAAGCATGGAGAAACAGAGAGCAGCTCTCGTCAGCCGCACTGGTCAGCGATATGTGGTGACGACAGACATCTCGAACTTCTTCCCCAGCGTGTACACGCACTCGATACCGTGGGCCGCCGTCGGGTTCGACACGGCAAAGGCTACGCGAGGCACGAGGAGCGTCTGGTACAACAAGCTCGACACGTGTGCTCAGCAGATGAAGCGCGGTGAAACGCAAGGAATTGCCATTGGCCCTGCGACATCCAACATCCTGATCGAGCTTATCCTTGCAGTGATCGATAAAAAGCTCAGGAGTTTCTGCTCATCTAGGTAG
- a CDS encoding DUF4438 domain-containing protein: MGLRTNLDKLACLSVVGEVSHPRVGASPYRVAQDGTPHIVPGT, translated from the coding sequence ATGGGTCTGCGGACGAATCTCGACAAGCTCGCGTGTCTCTCCGTCGTCGGCGAAGTGTCCCATCCGAGGGTCGGAGCCTCCCCCTACCGCGTCGCCCAGGACGGAACGCCTCACATTGTCCCGGGAACCG